The Calothrix sp. PCC 7507 DNA segment CGATCGCACCACACCCACTGATGTCGATAAATTACCTTGTCGCCTTCAACAGATTTACCTTCATCATCAACATTGCGGTGTAGATGGCGACCAATAATAATATGTTCGTTATCGGCATTTTCCCCAAGTTCGTATTCCAGAAAAAAACGACGCGGGCAATATTCCCAAGCATTTAAATAAGCTAGGGGAAGATAGTATTTTTCGTCCATTTATCTTTTCACTTTTTTTTGAATTTTGAATTCCCGATTTGCGTCTGTCCCATTCCCATCGCAGTTTTACGCCCTACCCCAGCAAAGAACGCAAAATTGGCCAAAATCGTGGCAATTCGCGCCGTTTCCGTATTACTAAATCGGTAATATACCCAACCCTGTGCCCCAACTTCCGTACCTCCTTCCATCTTCAGGGCATAGGTTTTGAGTTCGTAGGCTATCACCAAAGCATTCCATTCACAATTAGGAAGATGATATTGTTCCGGTGCAAAAATATTCCACCGCCGATGCAGCGAATTAAACACTAATTCGGGTAGCGGAAATGTCTGCACATTTTTATTTTGCTTAAAGCTAGTAGGAGATAAAAAATGCAATTCAATATCATTTAAAACCTGTGGAGGATGAGACAATAAAGCATAATCAGCCGCACCTGCTAATTGGTGCGTTCCCGGTAGTGCGTAGAGATGACGCAGTACAAACGGGAAATCTGCTAATACTAAAGACAGGGTTTCCGAACATTCAAACCCGCGCATCAACGGTTCAACTAAAGCACCATCTAATAAACTAATGCGAAAATAAAAATAATCTCCCACCCGCACCCCACCTTGACGGCGATTTCCTAACAAAGGCGAAATAGTCAATGGTGGATTTTGACTAGCATGGATAGTTTCAGCTACAGATGGGTTTGCGGCTGCTAACCATTTGAGTACCAGCGCGTGTAATGCACGAGATAAAGTAGCGGGAATATCCCCCACAGCCGCAGCCGCAAGTTCAACAACAATTGAATGTAATGTCGAACATTTATGCTGCTGCAACGACGTTTCCGGCTCCATAAAATATTCCTGTTGGTAGATAAATTTCTTCGGGTAATTGTTGACTTTGCTGTGTGGTCAACGTTGACTTAAAATCTTGCCAATCATCTTTTTTAGTGACTAAATATTCACCATGTAACTGCGCCTGACTTACCAAACTCACAGGAGGCATAACAATGCGGTTGTAAAGTAGAATTCGAGTCGAAGTTGGTAAATCTAACGGGTTTAAAGGATGCAAACAGGTGTAATCACCAGATTTATTTTGCATGACTTTATCGGGAATTTTTATCGCTTCAACTCTAATTTTTGAAGCCCATTTACCCAAACGTATCCAACGCGGCAACTTGATAGTTTCTGGGGCGATAATATAAGTACGATATTGACTACCTACAGCTAATTCTTTAGCCTTTCCATAATTAATAGGGTAATTTTTATCCGCACCTTTATCGCCAAACTGTTTTGACTTGCCATAATACCCAACTTGAGCCGCTTTAAAAGTATTAATTTGATAAGACCAACTGATAGGTTGAGCGGGGAATACATAAATTCCGGCTTGATTGAGATGGAGTAAATTTTGTTCAGCACTAATATCTAAATATGTTGGTTTTTGTGCTAATTCTCCTTGCAGTCGGTAGGGTTGAGGAATGTAATTAATAGTAAAAAGTGCAAAACTTAGCCCCCAATTATGTAAATATTTTTCAGTTTCATAGAGAATTCCCATCTCCCGCGTAGCAAAGAAAACGTTATCATGTAGCGTCAAGGTGCAGTGATATAGTGCCATAGCAACCAATTTTTAATTTTAGAAGTAGGGTGTGTTATGCCAATTTACTGGAAGAACCTCTCCCCCAACCCCTCTCCGAAGCGGAGAGGGGAGTTTTGCTTATTAGTTTTTTTTGCTCCCCCTTCCCTTGTAGGGAAGGGGGCTGGGGGGTTAGGTTTTTGATTACTGAATCGATATTCTAGAAGTGGGGTGTATTATTTACGAATTACGAATTACTTTTACCTTTCTTTTTCAAAGCTCCAAAAGATTCTGCATAGGCTTTAGTTTGTCCATATAGTGAAGTTATAGTTTCTAATAAACGCGCTTCATCTTGATAAAGTGCGTTAACTTCAGCAACTAAATCATCTAACTCTGAACCAAAAACTAGTTTTGTTTTGCGTACAGGTTCATCATTAAGTAAATTATTTGCCACCGTTTCTACCTGTTGTAAAACATCACTAATTGGAGCATCGATATCACCTTTTAAAGCATCGTGAAGTGCTTGAGTCAAATGCAAATTACTAAATATTTCACCATCGCAAAATGCAATCCCTGCAAGATAATTTCGCATTGTTCCCGTGCGCGATTCTTGAGCGCCATATCTTTTAGTGCGTAATAAATTACCTAAAACATACAGAAAGCCTTCATAAGTAGAGTCACGCAGAGTTTCTATTGTGGGAAATGTTACCTCTGGAATAACGTGATCTAATTCGTTAATACTGCTTCGCATTTCGCCAGCTTCACTCATTGTTCCACCTTCAAAGGGTGCATTGAATGTAAAACTGCGATGAGATGATTCGTAAGCACTCAAAGAAAAAGCGGAGTCAGAATACACTTTAGAACGTTCCGAACCACTATCACCGATCGCAAAGCCATAAATAATACAATCTGGACATTTTTTACAAGATTTCTCGCCATTATATTCGCAGTATTTATCTTTATTTACATCATCCGCGCTGGTAAGATTTAAACCTCGGAGTAATTCGCGTCCAGCCAGTCGTTCCGGCGTGGTTTGTTTGCGCTTAAACATTACCAAACGACTGATTTGTTTTTTGCTTTCATCTGTATTACCTAAACCCGCTTGGGTGCGTGCAGTGTTGAGAATTCCATCTGTTTGGAATACAGGAAATGATTGACTGTGACGTAACATGATGAAGTGAATATATTTCCCAGAAGCCAAGCGGGGAAATGCCGATTTAAATTCAGATTTTAAGGTTGTGAGAATAGTCATGATTTTGCTCCTGATAATTTAGATTGAGAGGGTAATAAAACATGAAAATCTAGGATACCTTTGCCGTTTTCTCTTGCAAAGCTAACCAGCGATAAGCGAATTCAGCACCCGATTTAATCCGGTTACGGTTCTCTTGTAATAAAGCGCGATCGCCTTTATAAAGTTCCAAAAATAATTCGCGCACACAGGTTGTCATAAACGTATGAATTGCAGTTAATTCCCGTTCTTCTCGTGTAATTCTATCTGTTGATTTATCCATCATTAAAGGACGTTTATAAACTTCTTGACGCGCCAAAGCATCTTTGATTTGTCCAGAAGCTTGCAAAATTAAATCATCTACATCAACTTGTTGGGGAACTGACAAAATTATTTCCAATGCTTTAGATAGCGGTAGTAAGATTGTGTGACTAGATTCGCCAAGGTTTGCTTGATAGAAGACGCGATATTGTTTTACCAATTTTTCAATTAATGTCATCAGATAAACTCCTTCATTTGTTTCTGAATTATCTTGTTTTACCCAAATTTGGGCATATTGCCAATAACGTTTAACTTCTTCTTGACTAGGTATATCTCGTTTATCACGCCGCAATCCTTCTGTTGCTAAACAAAAAATATTGAGTACATTTGTTGTCACCTCCCGGACTGTTTTAATTAAATCTCGCCACTTAGCATCTGGCGGCGAACTGCGAGTATCTAAATGCAAACTGTAGGCAATTAAAAGCCGTTGCATAGCATTTTCAAAATCCTGAATCCGCAATGAATTAGATAATCCCAGCAAGTTCCAAAATGACGCAGGTGCATCGAGAATTACAGACTCTTTAAAGTCGCGATCGCTGTTATAAATTGGTACAGAACTACTAGTAGCTATGACCTTAACTCCTAGTAATATAGGCAGCGATAACGCTAAAAAAGCTGGTTGTACC contains these protein-coding regions:
- the cas6 gene encoding CRISPR system precrRNA processing endoribonuclease RAMP protein Cas6, whose amino-acid sequence is MEPETSLQQHKCSTLHSIVVELAAAAVGDIPATLSRALHALVLKWLAAANPSVAETIHASQNPPLTISPLLGNRRQGGVRVGDYFYFRISLLDGALVEPLMRGFECSETLSLVLADFPFVLRHLYALPGTHQLAGAADYALLSHPPQVLNDIELHFLSPTSFKQNKNVQTFPLPELVFNSLHRRWNIFAPEQYHLPNCEWNALVIAYELKTYALKMEGGTEVGAQGWVYYRFSNTETARIATILANFAFFAGVGRKTAMGMGQTQIGNSKFKKK
- the cas7d gene encoding type I-D CRISPR-associated protein Cas7/Csc2 — translated: MTILTTLKSEFKSAFPRLASGKYIHFIMLRHSQSFPVFQTDGILNTARTQAGLGNTDESKKQISRLVMFKRKQTTPERLAGRELLRGLNLTSADDVNKDKYCEYNGEKSCKKCPDCIIYGFAIGDSGSERSKVYSDSAFSLSAYESSHRSFTFNAPFEGGTMSEAGEMRSSINELDHVIPEVTFPTIETLRDSTYEGFLYVLGNLLRTKRYGAQESRTGTMRNYLAGIAFCDGEIFSNLHLTQALHDALKGDIDAPISDVLQQVETVANNLLNDEPVRKTKLVFGSELDDLVAEVNALYQDEARLLETITSLYGQTKAYAESFGALKKKGKSNS
- the cas5d gene encoding type I-D CRISPR-associated protein Cas5/Csc1 — protein: MALYHCTLTLHDNVFFATREMGILYETEKYLHNWGLSFALFTINYIPQPYRLQGELAQKPTYLDISAEQNLLHLNQAGIYVFPAQPISWSYQINTFKAAQVGYYGKSKQFGDKGADKNYPINYGKAKELAVGSQYRTYIIAPETIKLPRWIRLGKWASKIRVEAIKIPDKVMQNKSGDYTCLHPLNPLDLPTSTRILLYNRIVMPPVSLVSQAQLHGEYLVTKKDDWQDFKSTLTTQQSQQLPEEIYLPTGIFYGAGNVVAAA